In Mugil cephalus isolate CIBA_MC_2020 chromosome 20, CIBA_Mcephalus_1.1, whole genome shotgun sequence, the following are encoded in one genomic region:
- the foxk2b gene encoding forkhead box protein K2 isoform X1: MAVVSGSPGPVARLEGREFEYMMKKRSVTIGRNSSQGSVDVSMGHSSFISRRHLEIFTASDDGAGSGEFYLRCLGKNGVFVDGVFLRRGAPPLQLPRMCTFRFPSTNIKITFTALSSGKKVKREAPESPVTPAQPQITPLTINIPDNIAHLMSPLPSPTGTISAANSCPSSPRGAGSSGYRMGGRMVSSAELQLINDNSQPENDKEASGGDSPKDDSKPPYSYAQLIVQAITLAQDKQLTLNGIYNHITKNYPYYRTADKGWQNSIRHNLSLNRYFIKVARSQEEPGKGSFWRIDPSSEGKLIEQAFRKRRPRGVPCFRTPHGPLSSRSAPASPNHSGVLSAHSSGVQTPDSLSREGSPVPLELETSSAPTSVSTTAVQPKLAVIQEARFAQNTPGSPVNNQPVLIAVPRQLPQTIKPVTYTMASPVSTSASQPAVQTVHVLQQIPAGSLSSAVIAQPATIIKSETQENGEHTEVKVKVETVPTITSIGASSRIIQSSQSATPLQTVTIVQQAPMGQHQLPIKAITQNGTHSITTAIQGPTSSAWSSRLLHAAPAVASPLHLLAAHASASASLPTKRQNGDQLASEQPDAKRIKSEDDTSAAADSDSPATNDQGGHLN, translated from the exons ATGGCCGTGGTGAGCGGATCGCCTGGGCCGGTCGCCCGGCTCGAGGGCCGTGAATTCGAATACATGATGAAAAAGCGCTCGGTGACCATCGGCCGGAACTCGTCTCAGGGCTCCGTGGACGTGAGCATGGGCCACTCCAGCTTCATCTCGCGACGGCACCTGGAGATATTCACCGCCAGCGACGACGGCGCCGGCAGCGGGGAGTTCTACCTGAGGTGCCTCGGTAAAAACGGGGTGTTTGTAGACGGAGTGTTCCTCAGACGGGGCGCCCCTCCTCTGCAGCTACCGCGAAT GTGCACTTTCAGGTTCCCCAGCACAAACATCAAGATCACGTTCACGGCCCTGTCCAGCGGGAAGAAAGTGAAGCGAGAGGCGCCGGAGTCCCCAGTGACACCAGCACAGCCCCAGATCACCCCCCTGACCATCAACATTCCAGACAACATCGCTCACCTAATGAGCCCCCTGCCATCGCCCACTGGCACCATTAG TGCTGCTAATTCTTGCCCCTCCAGCCCGCGGGGTGCTGGCTCTTCGGGCTACAGGATGGGTGGTCGCATGGTCagctctgcagagctgcagcttaTCAACGACAACTCCCAGCCCGAGAACGACAAAGAGGCCTCCGGAGGGGACAGTCCCAAG GATGACTCCAAACCTCCGTACTCCTATGCACAGCTGATAGTCCAGGCCATTACGCTGGCTCAAGACAAGCAGCTCACACTAAACGGAATCTACAATCACATCACAAAGAACTACCCGTACTACCGGACAGCAGACAAGGGCTGGCAG AACTCAATCCGTCACAACCTGTCACTCAACCGTTATTTCATCAAAGTGGCGCGGTCGCAGGAGGAGCCTGGCAAAGGTTCGTTCTGGAGGATAGACCCGTCCTCGGAAGGCAAACTCATCGAGCAGGCCTTCAGGAAACGAAGGCCGCGGGGTGTCCCCTGCTTCAGGACCCCGCACGGACCCCTCTCCTCCAG gAGTGCCCCTGCGTCTCCCAATCACTCGGGGGTGCTTTCAGCTCACTCGAGCGGCGTCCAGACCCCCGACAGCCTATCACGAGAGGGCTCCCCGGTTCCCCTGGAGCTGGAGACGTCCTCTGCTCCCACCTCGGTGTCCACCACAGCAGTCCAGCCCAAACTGGCCGTGATCCAGGAAGCACGCTTTGCACAAAACACACCAG GCTCGCCTGTCAACAACCAGCCGGTACTCATCGCAGTCCCGCGTCAGTTACCTCAAACCATCAAGCCAGTGACTTACACCATGGCCTCCCCAGTGAGCACCAGCGCCTCCCAGCCCGCTGTCCAGACTGTCCACGTCCTGCAGCAGATCCCGGCGGGGTCCCTCAGCTCGGCCGTCATCGCCCAGCCGGCCACCATCATCAAGAGCGAGACGCAGGAGAACGGAGAACACACAGAGGTCAAAG TTAAAGTAGAGACGGTTCCCACCATCACCTCTATAGGAGCCTCCAGTCGCATCATCCAGAGCTCCCAGTCAGCCACGCCCCTGCAGACTGTTACCATAGTGCAGCAAGCCCCCATGGGTCAACACCAGCTGCCCATTAAAGCCATCACACAGAATGGCACCCACAGCATCACCACTGCCATCCAGGGACCCACCAGCTCAG CGTggtcctcccgtctcctccatGCAGCTCCAGCTGTAGCGAGCCCGCTCCACCTGCTGGCGGCCCACGCCTCGGCCTCGGCCTCCCTCCCCACCAAACGCCAGAACGGAGACCAGCTGGCCAGCGAACAGCCGGACGCCAAGCGCATCAAATCGGAGGACGACACGAGCGCCGCCGCAGATTCAGACTCGCCAGCAACTAACGACCAAGGCGGCCACCTCAACTAG
- the foxk2b gene encoding forkhead box protein K2 isoform X2 — translation MAVVSGSPGPVARLEGREFEYMMKKRSVTIGRNSSQGSVDVSMGHSSFISRRHLEIFTASDDGAGSGEFYLRCLGKNGVFVDGVFLRRGAPPLQLPRMCTFRFPSTNIKITFTALSSGKKVKREAPESPVTPAQPQITPLTINIPDNIAHLMSPLPSPTGTISAANSCPSSPRGAGSSGYRMGGRMVSSAELQLINDNSQPENDKEASGGDSPKDDSKPPYSYAQLIVQAITLAQDKQLTLNGIYNHITKNYPYYRTADKGWQNSIRHNLSLNRYFIKVARSQEEPGKGSFWRIDPSSEGKLIEQAFRKRRPRGVPCFRTPHGPLSSRSAPASPNHSGVLSAHSSGVQTPDSLSREGSPVPLELETSSAPTSVSTTAVQPKLAVIQEARFAQNTPGSPVNNQPVLIAVPRQLPQTIKPVTYTMASPVSTSASQPAVQTVHVLQQIPAGSLSSAVIAQPATIIKSETQENGEHTEVKVKVETVPTITSIGASSRIIQSSQSATPLQTVTIVQQAPMGQHQLPIKAITQNGTHSITTAIQGPTSSAPAVASPLHLLAAHASASASLPTKRQNGDQLASEQPDAKRIKSEDDTSAAADSDSPATNDQGGHLN, via the exons ATGGCCGTGGTGAGCGGATCGCCTGGGCCGGTCGCCCGGCTCGAGGGCCGTGAATTCGAATACATGATGAAAAAGCGCTCGGTGACCATCGGCCGGAACTCGTCTCAGGGCTCCGTGGACGTGAGCATGGGCCACTCCAGCTTCATCTCGCGACGGCACCTGGAGATATTCACCGCCAGCGACGACGGCGCCGGCAGCGGGGAGTTCTACCTGAGGTGCCTCGGTAAAAACGGGGTGTTTGTAGACGGAGTGTTCCTCAGACGGGGCGCCCCTCCTCTGCAGCTACCGCGAAT GTGCACTTTCAGGTTCCCCAGCACAAACATCAAGATCACGTTCACGGCCCTGTCCAGCGGGAAGAAAGTGAAGCGAGAGGCGCCGGAGTCCCCAGTGACACCAGCACAGCCCCAGATCACCCCCCTGACCATCAACATTCCAGACAACATCGCTCACCTAATGAGCCCCCTGCCATCGCCCACTGGCACCATTAG TGCTGCTAATTCTTGCCCCTCCAGCCCGCGGGGTGCTGGCTCTTCGGGCTACAGGATGGGTGGTCGCATGGTCagctctgcagagctgcagcttaTCAACGACAACTCCCAGCCCGAGAACGACAAAGAGGCCTCCGGAGGGGACAGTCCCAAG GATGACTCCAAACCTCCGTACTCCTATGCACAGCTGATAGTCCAGGCCATTACGCTGGCTCAAGACAAGCAGCTCACACTAAACGGAATCTACAATCACATCACAAAGAACTACCCGTACTACCGGACAGCAGACAAGGGCTGGCAG AACTCAATCCGTCACAACCTGTCACTCAACCGTTATTTCATCAAAGTGGCGCGGTCGCAGGAGGAGCCTGGCAAAGGTTCGTTCTGGAGGATAGACCCGTCCTCGGAAGGCAAACTCATCGAGCAGGCCTTCAGGAAACGAAGGCCGCGGGGTGTCCCCTGCTTCAGGACCCCGCACGGACCCCTCTCCTCCAG gAGTGCCCCTGCGTCTCCCAATCACTCGGGGGTGCTTTCAGCTCACTCGAGCGGCGTCCAGACCCCCGACAGCCTATCACGAGAGGGCTCCCCGGTTCCCCTGGAGCTGGAGACGTCCTCTGCTCCCACCTCGGTGTCCACCACAGCAGTCCAGCCCAAACTGGCCGTGATCCAGGAAGCACGCTTTGCACAAAACACACCAG GCTCGCCTGTCAACAACCAGCCGGTACTCATCGCAGTCCCGCGTCAGTTACCTCAAACCATCAAGCCAGTGACTTACACCATGGCCTCCCCAGTGAGCACCAGCGCCTCCCAGCCCGCTGTCCAGACTGTCCACGTCCTGCAGCAGATCCCGGCGGGGTCCCTCAGCTCGGCCGTCATCGCCCAGCCGGCCACCATCATCAAGAGCGAGACGCAGGAGAACGGAGAACACACAGAGGTCAAAG TTAAAGTAGAGACGGTTCCCACCATCACCTCTATAGGAGCCTCCAGTCGCATCATCCAGAGCTCCCAGTCAGCCACGCCCCTGCAGACTGTTACCATAGTGCAGCAAGCCCCCATGGGTCAACACCAGCTGCCCATTAAAGCCATCACACAGAATGGCACCCACAGCATCACCACTGCCATCCAGGGACCCACCAGCTCAG CTCCAGCTGTAGCGAGCCCGCTCCACCTGCTGGCGGCCCACGCCTCGGCCTCGGCCTCCCTCCCCACCAAACGCCAGAACGGAGACCAGCTGGCCAGCGAACAGCCGGACGCCAAGCGCATCAAATCGGAGGACGACACGAGCGCCGCCGCAGATTCAGACTCGCCAGCAACTAACGACCAAGGCGGCCACCTCAACTAG